One Melospiza melodia melodia isolate bMelMel2 chromosome 1, bMelMel2.pri, whole genome shotgun sequence genomic window carries:
- the MPLKIP gene encoding M-phase-specific PLK1-interacting protein — MYRPGFRAPTPPYAGGGFRSPPSGGGPLPPSPRGYGSPHHTPPYGHRPGPYGSGLSPRGAGFHGRFGSPSPGAQTPRRPQSVSPRYPAPYGGASPAGAPLHPPPQHKRSPGGFQRHFQGSPRTSTPFGTAHGREKRVSNDVENYYRPSMLEDPWAGLEPVSVTDINQQYSSEQTTCAGKKGRYFS; from the exons ATGTACCGGCCGGGATTCCGCGCACCGACACCTCCCTACGCGGGCGGCGGCTTCCGGAGCCCTCCCTCCGGCGGAGGACCCCTGCCGCCGTCTCCGCGGGGCTACGGGAGCCCCCACCACACGCCGCCCTACGGCCACCGGCCCGGGCCCTACGGCAGCGGCCTCTCGCCCCGCGGCGCCGGGTTCCACGGGCGCTTCGGGAGCCCCTCGCCGGGGGCGCAGACCCCGCGCAGGCCGCAGAGCGTCAGCCCCCGGTACCCGGCTCCGTACGGCGGCGCGTCCCCGGCCGGGGCGCCTCTGCACCCGCCGCCGCAGCACAAGCGCTCGCCCGGCGGCTTCCAGAGGCACTTCCAG GGATCACCCAGGACATCTACTCCATTTGGTACAGCGCATGGCAGAGAGAAAAGAGTCTCTAATGATGTGGAAAACTATTACAGACCTTCAATGCTTGAGGACCCATGGGCTGGCCTAGAGCCAGTGTCTGTTACAGACATAAACCAGCAATACAGCAGTGAGCAGACAACATGTGCTGGCAAAAAAGGGAGGTATTTCAGCTAA